One window of Uloborus diversus isolate 005 chromosome 3, Udiv.v.3.1, whole genome shotgun sequence genomic DNA carries:
- the LOC129218766 gene encoding uncharacterized protein LOC129218766, with protein sequence MDSIRRQRRKDLLRQRYALICQVIMMNMRFRGEWTRKIFQDRGKYGHQNVLIPQMSAQYPEMFHNYTRMSGSQFDFLLNLLGARIQKQDTNMRASIPASDRLLICLRFLATGMGYQDLALAFRVGKSTVPLIIDEVCSEIFNILGPMHVKLPTSADEWKQISYGFQHKWNFPHCVGAIEGKHVAINAPPNSGSSYINYKGYFSIVLMAAVDANYNFMYVDVGDFGRNSDGGVFANCTLGKEFETLPFFPADEKISSNRPPLPYIFVADEAFPLKRKLMKPYSGRGLPKDMRIFNYRLSRSRRCVGNAFGILCARWRVLLNTVALQPDMATKVVLACCCLRNYLMQNEAGASNRKYCPPAFGDVAQQDGSITEGAWRKEKFSFYPLEDQEQPMVLHAYEVRNQFRDYFNNEGAVPWQNNV encoded by the exons ATGGATTCCATCAGGCGTCAGCGTAGGAAAGATCTGCTGCGTCAACGATATGCATTAATATGCCAGGTCATTATGATGAATATGCGTTTCCGGGGAGAGTGGACGAGAAAAATTTTTCAGGACAGAGGCAAATATGGTCATCAAAATGTTTTGATTCCGCAGATGAGCGCACAATATCCCGAGATGTTTCACAACTACACTCGGATGTCG GGAAGTCAATTTGATTTCTTGTTGAATCTGTTGGGGGCCAGAATTCAAAAGCAAGATACAAACATGCGAGCATCAATTCCAGCTTCAGACAGGCTTTTAATTTGTTTAAG ATTTCTAGCGACTGGAATGGGCTACCAAGACCTCGCATTGGCATTCCGTGTTGGAAAATCAACTGTGCCTCTCATCATTGATGAAGTGTGCagcgaaatatttaatattcTGGGACCCATGCATGTCAAGCTGCCAACATCTGCTGATGAGTGGAAACAAATTTCATATGGGTTCCAGCATAAGTGGAATTTTCCCCATTGCGTTGGTGCAATTGAGG GGAAACATGTTGCTATTAATGCTCCTCCAAACTCTGGCTCATCATACATAAATTATAAAGGCTACTTCAGCATTGTCTTAATGGCTGCTGTTGATGCTAACTATAATTTTATGTATGTTGATGTTGGAGATTTTGGGAGGAATAGCGATGGTGGTGTGTTCGCCAACTGCACATTAGGAAAGGAGTTTGAAACCCTTCCTTTCTTCCCTGCTGATGAAAAAATCAGCTCAAATAGGCCCCCTCTTCCATACATTTTTGTAGCTGATGAAGCTTTTCCATTGAAGAGGAAACTTATGAAGCCCTACTCTGGACGTGGTTTGCCTAAAGATATGAGAATCTTCAACTACCGACTGTCCAGGAGCAGAAGATGCGTTGGAAACGCATTTGGTATATTGTGTGCCAGATGGCGAGTTTTGCTAAATACAGTGGCGCTACAGCCTGATATGGCAACAAAAGTTGTTTTGGCTTGTTGCTGTCTGCGTAATTATCTTATGCAAAACGAAGCTGGTGCCTCCAATCGGAAGTATTGCCCCCCTGCCTTTGGTGATGTTGCTCAACAGGATGGTTCCATCACTGAAGGTGCATGGCGCAaggagaaattttctttttatccgTTAGAAGACCAGGAACAGCCAATGGTCTTGCATGCTTATGAAGTCAGGAATCAATTTCGTGACTATTTCAACAATGAAGGAGCTGTTCCATGGCAAAATAATGTGTAA